A portion of the Thalassotalea sp. LPB0316 genome contains these proteins:
- the pntB gene encoding Re/Si-specific NAD(P)(+) transhydrogenase subunit beta → MSQGLITAAYIVAALLFIFSLSGLSKQETAQEGNWYGIVGMTIALLATIADPRVDNIGVIIVAMLIGGTIGLKLAKKVEMTQMPELVAILHSFVGLAAVLVGYNSYFEMKDSMSVTLTDAQHVAHNIHLVEVFLGVFIGAVTFTGSVVAFGKLRGVINSAALMLPHRHKMNLAAGVISFLLMISFVNQGGVNTPLFVMTLIALVFGWHLVASIGGADMPVVVSMLNSYSGWAAAAAGFMLSNDLLIITGALVGSSGAILSYIMCKAMNRSFISVIAGGFGTDVKVDTDTDYGEHVEIQAEGVAELLKNAKSVIITPGYGMAVAQAQYPVHELTQKLKGMGVEVRFGIHPVAGRLPGHMNVLLAEAKVPYDIVLGMEEINDDFAETDVVLVIGANDTVNPAAAEDPTSPIAGMPVLEVWHAKNVVVFKRSMNTGYAGVQNPLFFKENTQMLFGDAKSSVEDISKAL, encoded by the coding sequence ATTTCTCAAGGTTTAATTACCGCGGCGTATATTGTCGCGGCTCTGCTATTTATCTTTAGTTTAAGCGGTTTAAGTAAACAAGAAACAGCACAAGAAGGTAATTGGTACGGTATTGTCGGTATGACAATAGCCTTACTTGCAACCATTGCCGATCCGCGAGTTGACAATATTGGCGTGATTATTGTTGCTATGCTCATCGGTGGCACGATCGGCTTGAAACTGGCGAAAAAAGTTGAAATGACCCAAATGCCAGAGCTTGTTGCAATCTTACATAGTTTTGTTGGTTTAGCGGCGGTATTGGTTGGTTATAACAGCTATTTTGAAATGAAAGATAGTATGTCGGTAACGCTTACAGACGCGCAACATGTTGCACACAATATTCACCTAGTAGAAGTATTTCTCGGCGTGTTTATCGGCGCGGTAACCTTTACGGGTTCAGTGGTTGCTTTTGGTAAACTGCGTGGCGTTATTAATTCTGCAGCACTGATGTTGCCACATCGTCATAAAATGAACTTAGCGGCGGGTGTTATTAGCTTTTTATTGATGATCAGCTTTGTTAACCAAGGTGGCGTTAATACACCGCTATTTGTTATGACACTGATTGCATTGGTGTTTGGTTGGCATTTGGTGGCATCTATTGGTGGCGCAGATATGCCGGTAGTGGTCTCAATGCTTAACTCATATTCTGGTTGGGCAGCAGCGGCAGCAGGCTTTATGCTAAGTAATGATTTGTTAATTATTACAGGGGCGCTAGTTGGTTCATCAGGTGCGATTTTATCTTACATTATGTGTAAAGCGATGAACCGCTCATTCATTAGTGTTATCGCTGGTGGTTTTGGTACCGATGTTAAAGTTGATACCGATACTGATTACGGTGAACACGTGGAAATTCAAGCTGAGGGCGTTGCTGAGTTACTAAAAAATGCTAAGTCTGTAATCATCACACCCGGTTACGGTATGGCCGTTGCTCAAGCACAATATCCTGTCCACGAGCTAACCCAGAAGCTTAAAGGCATGGGCGTAGAAGTTCGCTTTGGTATTCACCCAGTAGCAGGGCGCTTACCTGGGCATATGAACGTACTTTTAGCTGAAGCTAAAGTACCTTACGATATTGTTTTAGGCATGGAAGAAATCAATGATGATTTTGCCGAAACTGATGTTGTACTCGTGATAGGTGCTAATGATACGGTCAATCCAGCTGCGGCTGAAGATCCAACGAGCCCAATTGCTGGTATGCCAGTACTTGAAGTGTGGCACGCAAAAAACGTTGTGGTATTTAAACGTTCAATGAATACAGGTTATGCCGGTGTGCAAAATCCATTGTTCTTTAAAGAAAACACGCAAATGCTTTTCGGTGATGCTAAATCATCAGTTGAAGACATTAGCAAAGCGTTATAA